The following is a genomic window from Lysinibacillus sp. JNUCC-52.
CGAATATTGCATAAGTAAAGAAGGGTTAAATAAAATGATAAGAAAAAGCCAAATAGCCCAAAAAAGCCGCTTAATAAAATGAAGCCAACACGAAAAATACTGACGGCTGTTACGAGCGATTGGTTAACAAGTGTAAAGGATGCAATTGTAGAAACAGCAATAATAACAATCATTTCTGGACTTGTCACACCTGCCCGTATTGCCGCATCACCAATAATTAAGCCACCAACGACACTGATTGTTCCACCGATTACAGATGGAAGACGTAACCCAGCTTCTCTAAATAGCTCAAACATTAATAGCATTAATAACATTTCAAGTGAAGATGGAAGGGGTAGACCTGTGCGCCCTTGCACAACTGTTGCTAATAGTAATAAAGGCAATTGATTTTGGTGATAAGTTGTCAAAGCGAGCCAAAAAGCAGGTAACAGTAGTCCGATAAAAATACCTGATATACGTAGTAAACGTTCCAGTGAACTAAAAATAATAGGGTATTCATTATCCTCACCTGTCTTTAACAGTAAAAATAAATTTACAGGCGTAATAACTGCATAGGCTACACCATCAATTAAAATTATAAAACGTCCTCGAATTAATGCTTGAAGGGCGTAATCAGGACGTCCTGTATAATCAGATTTTGGGAAAAACCTTGTGTTTTTGTTAACGTACTCCATTAGTAAATTTCCACTAATAACAATATCTGTATCAACTGATTGTAATTGTACTTTTATACTATTTAAAATATCTAAGTTCGCAATATCACCAAAATAAAGTATGGCGACCGTTGTCTTTGAACGTCTTCCCAATTCCATTTTTTCAACACATAAAGAATTTGTCGGAAGGCGTTTTCTAATTAGAGCAATATTAACTGAGACATCTTCAATAAAATTATCTCTTGGTCCTTTTACAAGTACTTCCATCCTTGTTTCTTCAGGATTTCGGTTAGGCTTATGGGCAATATTAGTGGCATATAGTAAGTTATCTGTTTCAAAAAACAGAAGTAAATGGCCATTATAAACAAGTGATATGGCTTCAGATTCATCTGTTACTTGTTGTAAGTCAGGGATGTGTAACTTTGTATTAATAGCATCTTGAAGGGATGCTTCATGTAAATTATCGAAAAGGGCATGAATACGGCTTACAATAACGTCATTGAGAAGTTGTTGATCAATCATTGCCTCACAGATGACAAATTGTACGCGGTGTTGCTGAAACAAATATTCTTGAAAATAAACGTCTGCTGATTTTCCAAATAACTGCTTTAAGGCCGATAAATCTAAGGGCTTTTCTGTTGAAGGCATCAAGTGTCACCACTTTCCGTGTCTTGGTAATCGGATGTAGAGTTTTTGGCTTTTTTTCCTTTTTTTCCTGACATGAAAGCTACAATCATTAAAAAAATGGATAGTAAGAAAAAGAAAATAAATGTAGCTGTTAATATATAATTTCCTTTGAGTCGTAGAAATATGTGTTCATTTAATAACATTAACGGTAGACAAATGATAAAGAACGGAAATGCTAGCATCTTCCAAATGCGAGGTTTATCTCCAACCATACCTAATAAATCGGTTACGATATATAAAATAAAACCGACGCGTATAAATGTGCCTGTCAACCATTGATAAATAGAAAGAAAGTCTAAATGTTCAATATAGCGCCCTATTGTTACTAAACCCCATTCTTCGTAGGCAGGATAGCGCTGCTTAGCGGCTTCAGCAGGTCCAAATTCTGTTATGGCCCCGATGAGTGGTCCCATCGTTAGCCCTGTTAAAATCAAAAGCATAATGGCGAAGTGATGCCACCGCAGACGGTCTTTAATTTTATGTTGTATAAGTAAAAATAAGATTAATTCCGAAAACCCAGAGGCGGGGTAGACGAGCCCTTGTAAAACAGGTTGGAATCCATGTTCAAAAAAGGGACGCAATAAGTCATAGTCCTTTACTTGTAAATTTGTAAAGGCTACAAAAAAACCAAAAACGACGACGGCCAATAAAACGAATACATTGACGATAACAATCGTCTGTAAACTAGTTGTAACAAGGAGGATACAAAGAACGACATAAATAGCAAGTAAAATTAACTTTGGTGTTTTCGGTAAGAAGGTTGTATTAATCCACTGCAATGTTTCAATCATTGTAAATGCTACAATAATCATTAGAACAATAGCGATAGTATAAATGACGATAGTAGATCCGACTTTTCCAATTTTTTTTGGTAACCAATCTCTCAAAGGTTCTTGATTTGATTTTCTATGAATATAAACTAAAAGAAAGAGCCAAGGAAACATAATAATTGTTGTTATGATAACAGATAGCCAGCTATCTCTTTTTGCAATTTCCAATAATGGCGGCATAATTGTAACGTGATTTTTTAAACCAATCACGGTCATTGCTAGGAAGACAACATGTAAAATACTAATTGATCCTATACCTTTCATTTGAAAACCCTCTAACATGTTTGATACATATAAGTTTTGACAAAAAGTTATAGGATTATAAGTCTTAAAAAAGCACTATCTCACGATTCATGAGATAGTGCTTACGTTTAATGAATATATTTATTACTTACAAGACTGTTTTGTAGAACATCTGTCGGAATTTCAAATTCCACTACACCCATATAGCCAGGTGCTACTTCATATTTATCAAATGAAATAACAAGTTTACCTTTATCAGAAATATAGAATTGTTGTTCCTTGTTAATCGTTGAGAACTCTTCAATTAAATCTTCATCTGGCAAGCCTGCTCCTTTCACCCAATATACTTTTTCTTCATTTGTTGCAGCGATTTGTGCACGCATTTGATCTTTAATGTTTTCACTAATAGCATCAATATAGCTGTCATCTTTAAATAGACTTGGCAGCGTAATTAAAATTTCATTTTGTTTATCAATCGTATCATAGTGCATGACTGTTGATGAGGACCCAACTGTATTGACGATATAACGTCCAATTGATAAAATCTGGTCATTATCCGTTTTGATGTCATAGCCACTATCAATTCCATAATGTCCTCCGCCATTTGCCTTTAAATCACCAACTTCTGCAATAAAGTCATCGTAAAGTGCTTTTCCCTCTGAACGATATTTTTCATTTAATGCATTTGCAAGATCAGCATTATCTAAATTCTCAATAGAAGGTACTTTAATATTTGCGTCATATGTGTCATCGGCCACTTCGTATTCAGTCCATGTTAATACTTTTACGACACTACCAACAACTGGTATATCTGAAAGCGAACGTGCCATTGCAGGGCTAATATTTAAACTAGCTGTAAGCAGCATAGCAGCTGCCGCAGTTCCAAGTAACCATTGAGGCCCTCGTTTTTTTTTCTTTCTTTTTCCTTGTTTAATTGCACTTTCCACTATAAAGTCAAGCTCCTTTGGAATTGGTACGTCATTATATTGTTTTTGTAATTCTTCTAATTTTTTATCCATGTGCTGTTTCTCCCTTCCCATCTTGGAGTTGTATTTTTAACAATTTTAAAGCTTTATATAGGCGCGATTTAGCAGTGCTTAGCTTTATGTCCAGTATGTTGGCCACATCAGCTAGCTTTAAATCTTCGAAATAATGTAAAATCACAACTTCACGGTACATTTGAGGTAATTCCTCTAAAGCATGCTCTAAGTCGAGGTTCTCATAACTATCTTCTTGAGCAGGTGTTAAATATTGTAGTGTGTTATCGTCCGTTACTTGTAAACGGTTATGCTTGCGCAAAAAATCAATGGCCGTTCTTACAACAATTTTGTAAAACCAGCTTTTCATATAGTCCACATGCTCTAATCGATCGAGAGAAAGCATCGCTTTTTGAATACTGTCTTGTACGATATCAAGTGCATCCTGTTCATTTTTCGTATAGCTATAGGCAAGCAAATAAAATCGTTCTTTCTGTTCACGAATTAACTGGACAAACACCTCTTCATGTTGAAATGCATTTCTTGTTTTCATGTCCAAAGAAGCTCCTTTTTAACATTTTCAATTTGTATACAACTACTAGACGTATGAAAGTGGGGAAAAAGTTGATGGAATGAAAAAAAAACTTACCTTATATTCAAGGTAAGAATTGTTTCACGAAAAATAGTCATATGTATTTTTCAGAAGTAATAGGACTGTTACAACGATAAATAGTTTACGCACGTAACTACTTCCGCGTTTAATGGCAAATTTCGAACCGACGATCGCTCCTGCAATTTGGGCAAGACCCATAGCAAAACCGTATGTGTAATGTATCTGACCTAAGTAAATAAACATTAGAAGCGCTGCGATATTGCTTCCGAAGTTTAAAAACTTGGCATTGCCAGCTGATTTTAAAAAATCAAAGCCAACAATTAAAAAGGCAAACAAGAAAAATGATCCTGTCCCTGGTCCTAAGAATCCATCATAGAAGCCAATTAAAGTAATAACAAGTACAAAAAAAGCATATCGTTTAGGTGTTAGCTTTTTATAGTTGGAAATACTACCCCAGTCTTTTTTGAAAATCGTATATATAGCTACAGCGGCTAGCATAATTAACATTAATGGCTTTAAAACGCTTGGATCGATTAAATGGACAATCCATGCGCCAACCATGGAGCCGAAAAAGACAAAAGGAAATAGCTTATAAACGGATTTTATATCTAGCTTCCCAGAGCGGTAAAACGTAATCGTACTAGTTAGAGATCCCATTGTACCAGCCAGTTTATTTGTTGCAACCGCGGCAGATGGTGGTAAACCTACAAATAAGAGAGCAGGCAATGATATAAGTCCGCCACCACCAACTACAGAATCGATAAATGCGGCCAAAAAGCCAAAAATAATAAGAATTAACAATATATTTAGATCTAAATCAAAAGGCACTAACGTCATCTCTTTTCTGTAATAATAATCTGATATTAGCGGAACATCGAGTGACTGTAAATAGCCTCTAATAATTTCTAGTTTACGCGTTTAGTATGTACGGATTGTTTTAAATATATAAAATCTACAAAATACAAAAATATTCTACTTTATGTAATAATTTTAATGTATTATGAAGAAAAGGTGTTTTTGCGTAAAGGGGACGTGATGACATTTGTCTTTAGGAAATCATTTTCGTGTGTTTATTTGTGTAGTGTTTATGGGAGTGCTCGTTGGCTATGTGTTTAATGCAAAAAAAGATATTACGGATAATGTCTATATCGATACAGTCAAGGAAGGTTATTTGGTTGATTTTACTGACGTTAAAGTTCGTGATGCCTTTAATTACGCTTTTACCGAGCCTTATTGGCGTTACTATAAGGCGAAAACTGGTCAACATGTAGTAGAACTTTCAGGGGATATAATATTTTTAGAGGAAAAAGGACATGCCATATTGCAATTCATAGTAAATGAGGAAGCGAATGAATTTAAGCTTTATGCCATGAAATTTAACGATGTTGTACTTGATTCCCAACAAAAAGGCACGCTTGTAGGGATGGTTTATGAAACTTGGGAAATGAAACAGCTCGCTTATCAGTAAGTGCTTTTACTTTGTAAAAAGGGATGACTATATTACAGTAGAAAGGAGAGCATACAGACAGAGAGGGTGTTTTCATTGAAATTAAGTATTTTAGATCAAATTCCTGTACCGAAGGGTCATACTGCTGAACAGGCCTTTTTGCGTACAGAACAATTAGCGCTTTTAGGAGAAGAACTTGGCTTCCATCGCATGTGGCTAGCAGAGCATCACAATAGTGAATCATTAGCAAGCTCAGCACCTGAAATTACAGCAGCCTTTTTAGCTGCGAAAACAAAGCGTATGCGCATTGGCACGGGAGGCGTCATGATGATGCATTATTCTCCGTACAAGCTAGCGGAAGTATTTAAAACATTAAGTGCGCTTGCGCCAAATCGCATTGACTTTGGTGTTGGTCGCGCTCCTGGTGGAGACCATGCATCCATTTACGCATTAGCAGAGGGACGCAGACAGCATTTTAATGAACAATATGATAAGCTCGATACCATATTAAAATTGATGAATAATCAAAAAACGGGTGAATCTGTTTATGATCAAGTTATTGCTTCACCTACAAACATACAATTACCAGAAGCGTGGTTGCTCGGCTCAAGTGGTCAAAGTGCCGTGCAGGCAGGACAACGTGGTGTAGGTTATTCATATGCTCAGTTCTTTACTGGTAATATGTCTAAGGATATATTTGATACGTATAAGTCTTACTTTACACCTTCATATTATATGGAAAAACCGCAAATTATCGTTACCTATGCGACTACAGTTGCCGATACGTTAGAGGAAGCGGAATACTTAGCTAAGCCAATCGATATTACACGCCTACAGCTGATGAAGGGGCAAATTATTCAGGCGATGTCACCAGAAGAGGCAAAGGATTATCCATTGACAGAGATGGATAAAATGATGATTGCTAACAACCGTAAAGCAAATATTGTCGGCACACCAAAGGAAGTTGCTGCCTTTTTAGTAGCAGAGCAGGAACAATATGGCTTTGATGAAGTAATGCTAAACTGCAATCAATACGCGCAGGAAAGTCGCTTAAATTGCTATAAACTACTGGCAAAAGAATTGATTTAAGCTTGGACAAAAGAGAAAAAGAGTTAGATTGACTAATCATCAATCTAACTCTTTTTGCTGTTATCATTGTTAACTGCTACGCTACAGTAGGTATGAGTAGTGCATCCTTCCGTTCTGTGCATCCAAGCAGAGTGGGAGCGTGTGGAAATCAACGGTTTATTAAAGGGAATCACCCACAAAAATGTCCAATGCATGCAGGTGAATTGGACATTTTTGTTGTTATAGTTTCGCTGAGCCACTTGTAAAAGTAGTGTCTTGATAATACATATTTTTAACTAAGACGTTTGGTCCTAAGCATTTCACAGCAGGACAGTGGCAGTTTAAAGATTTTGCTAAATCGGTATCCATCCATTTGTCAAAAACTGCTGGTAGTTTATCATGAACGATATTACCAAGTGCAGATGCATCGCCAAAGTCTGTAACGATGACATCACCTGTAAAAATATTGATATTTAATCGAGAACGACCGTCAGGATCATTACGCATCGTGACATTTTTTGCTTCTCGTAATCGTTTTAATAGTTTTTGATCTTCTGTATCGGTGCTACAAGGATAGAATGGCAATGTACCAAAGAGCATCCAAGTATTTTCATCGCGTACATCAAGTAAATGATGAATTGCTTCACGTGTTTCTGCTAGTGAAAGTGATGTTAGCGAACTTGCGAAATCAGATGGATACATCGGATGTACCTCGTGACGTGCACATTGCATTTCGTTGATAATTTGGTTATGGATATGCTCCAAGTACGGTAAAGTTTTTTTGTTGAGCATTGTTTCCGCCGATACCATGACACCATGTTCTGCAAGCATTTTTGAGTTATCAATCATGCGTTGGAAAAGGGCTGCACGCTGTTCGTAAGTTGGTTTTCGCTCCATCATGGCAAAGCCTGTTTCAACAAATTCATCAACTGTACCCCAGTTATGTGAAATATGTAAAACATCTAAATAAGGAGCAATCAGTAAATATCGTTCAGGTTCAATCGTTAAGTTCGAGTTAATTTGTGTACGAACCCCACGCGCATGGGCGTATTTTAATAGGGGGAGTACATAATTTTGAACGGATTTTTTAGACATCATCGGTTCGCCACCAGTAATGCTAAGTGTTTTTAAGTGAGGTATTTCATCCAGTCGCTTAGTAATCAATTCCATAGGCAATGCTTGCGGGTCTTTATTTTGTAATGTATAGCCGACTGCACAGTGAGCACAGCGCATATTACAAAGGGTTGTAGTTGTAAATTCAATATTTGATAGGGTCATATGACCATGTTGTTCGACATCTAAATACGCTTCCCATGGATCATAGCTGGGCGTCATTTTTTGTAAGGTCGTCATAATTCGTACATCTTCCTTTCTAGCATTCTATTGTCTCATATTCAGTGATAATTTCAAATATGAAATTATTGAAAGAGCTTTTTTACGTCCTTTTTAGAAATTTTATTCGTGAAAGGATAGAAAAAATGCTTTTACAAGTTCTCCATTCTGGTTCGATTTTCAGAAGGAACTATAAAATGTCAAATTAGGTAAGCAAAAAGCTGTTTTTTTCATACACGATGCAAAGAAAAGAATGAGTGTATACACTGCTTTTTTTCAGATAAAACGTTATGATAGAGTTAGCAAGGCGGCAAGACCGTAACGAAGAAAGTAGGAAATAGTTTTGAGTAAGTATGAAATACTATTATTTGATGTAGATGACACATTATTAGATTTTAATTTAGCTGAAGATGCTGCACTAAACCGTTTATTTGAACAAGAAAAAATTGCAACTACACCGACGATGATTTCCCGCTATAAAGAGATTAATGAATCAATGTGGCGTGCTTTTGAACGAGGCGAAGTAACAAAAACTTCATTACATAATACTCGATTTTCAATCGCTTTAAAGGAATTTGGCATTGATGTTGACGGTGAATATTTTGAAACGGTTTTCCAAAAGTATTTGCAGGAAGCGCACCATTACGTAGATGGGGCATATGAGCTTATTGCACAACTTGCAGACAATTACGATTTATATGTCGTTTCAAACGGTGTGACTAAAACACAAAATAAACGATTAGCAGATGCAGATTTGGCAAAATACTTTAAAGGTATTTTTATTTCAGAGCAAACGGGTTTCCAGAAACCGATGCCAGCCTTTTTTGATTATGTTTTTGACCGTATCGACGGATTAAATAAAGAAAAGACACTTATTGTCGGTGATTCACTGACATCTGATGTGAAAGGGGGCTTGCTAGCGGGAATTGATACATGCTGGTTTAATTTTCGCGACATCCCCAATATAACGGAGATACAGCCTCATTATGAAATTAAAAAATTGCATGAGCTGCATACGTTATTAAATAAATAATTCAAGAAGGTAAAAAACTTCGCCTACTATAATTAGTAGAGCGAAGTTTTTCCTTTTTAGATTTGGTAACTTATAAGAGCATATGCTAAAAATACTATTTTTTTACACAATTAAATCTATTATGATAGAAATAGGAAATAAAAAGGGAGGAGCATTATGAAAAAACTATTTCAAACAACGATTATAGTTGCGGTGTGGGGGACATTGATCTCTTTCCCGATAGAAGCATCCGCCTATGAAGAACCAACGCACTATGTACATATGAAAACAGAAAATATGACGGTCTATTCCGCCTATGGTGCTACAATTAATGCAACTGAAAAAAATGGAATCTATAGCATTAAAGCGAATATCGTCAATAATCGTCAGCCACTAGAGGTTGTCATTTTTAAAAATGGTCAATCTAGTGTGCTACAGCAAGTGCTGAAAAAAGGAATGGAACCTGTAGCCTATCGAGACGAGGGGGATCGCGTAGTTGCGATTATCCATAACAATGCAGAGTTGAAGTTTGTACAACCTGAGCAACTATATTTCCGAGATTTAGCAAAGACAACAACTAGCTTCTATATTCAAACTTTGGCGGAGCGGGGAATAATTCGAGGACGCACACCTGATAATTTTGGTGTGAACGACTCTTTAACACGTGCACAGTTTAGTGCTTTGCTCGTCCGTGCCTTTAGCTTTCAGCAGGAGCCAACGAAACAGTTTTCAGACATCAATCAAAAAACATCGTGGTATGGTGGACATGTAGGTGCTTTACATGCTTTAGGCATTATTCATGGCAAAACGCCAACGATTTTTGATCCGAACGGCAAAATTACACGTCAGCAGGCAATTTTAATGCTTGGACGCACATTGGATGCGGTTGATTTTGTGCAAGAAGATAAAGAAGATAAATCCATTTTACCTTTTGAAGATAGTCATACTTTCCAAGGAGAGCTATTACGTCACATAGAAACACTGTATACAATCGGCGCTTTAGACGATAATACAAATTTAAACCCAAATCAGTATATTACACGTGGTCAATTCGCTAAAATGTTAGCTGTCACTTTACAAGCTGCTGGCAGATTATAAGTTGCCTTTTTTAAGTGCCTGGCACTCTATCGGCGATTCAGCACCTTTTCATTCTTACATGGATGGAAAGGTGTTTTTATTATGAAATCAGTCGATTATAAAGAACACATAATATCTGTGAAAATACGCACATTAAAACTGTAAATAGGTATAAAAAGCAAACTATCGGGCAAAACCATTTATGAGACCAGTTTTCACGAGAGGGGAAAATGCTGATGAGTACTATATTAAATGCGACAAAACGTCATAAAGGACAACGCTCAACATTAACAAAACTAAGACAAAGTGGTGCCATTCCTGGTGTAGTTTACGGTTATCAAATGGAACCCACGTCCATATCACTTGATGCGAGAACATTCGCTAAAGTATTAAGCGAAATTGGTACTAAAAGTGTCTTTCAATTAGATGTCGAAGGAAAAAAAGTAAATGCAGTGTTAACAGAAGTCCAACGTTGTGCGCTTAAAGGTTTTGTAAAGCATGTAGACTTTAAATCAATCAATATGTCAGAAGAGCTAGAAGTCGATATCCCAATTACTGTAGTAGGAGATGCGATCGGTGTTAAAGATGGAGGATTTTTGTTACAACCAAATCGTGAAATTCGCATTAAAGTGAAACCTTCGGCAATACCCGAAACGGTAGAAATCGATGTTACAAATGTTGCAATTGGTACATCACTTTATGTGGGTGATATTCGTCAAAATTTACAATTTGAAATTTTAAATGAAGACGACTATACATTAGTGACAGTCACACCTCCAGCAGCAGAAAATGTACAAGAAGATGAAACAGTAGATGGCACACCAGAAGTAATAGAAGCAACAGGGCAAAATACAGAAGAACCGAGAGAATAACATCGTTTTCTAACAACCTACATTGATCATAAAAAAGCTTGTGAAAGTTTTCATTTCACAAGCTTTTTAAATTATATATATTTTTAAACGACAGCGCTCTTAACACCAGTCCATTTTGTAAATAATTTCTCATTGGAGGTTAAGGCAAATTGAACAATAGGGCCAAGTCCGAAAGCCATAAGGACAGTCCCTACTCCAATAGGTCCGCCTAGTAAAAAACCAATAATAGCAACGGTTACTTCCATGAAAGTACGAGCGCGTGTAACACTCCAGCCGAGCTTATGAACCATTAAGAGCATTAATGTATCACGTGGGCCAATACCTAAATTTGCTACCATATACATACCACAGCCCCAACCTAGTAATAGCAATCCAGTTAAGTAAGCTAATAGCTGCATCCAAAAGCCTTCAATATCTGGAAGCCAAAAGTTGAATATATCAATAAAAATGCCAGCTAAAAACATATCTGCAAATGTACCTGGTAAAGGAAATTTCTTTGTCACGAGCATATCAAATGCTAAAATAGCTAAACCAATTAGTATAGACCATGTGCCAATTGTAAGACCAAATGTTTTGGCTAATCCTATATGTAAGACATCCCACGAACCAACGCCAAAAAATTGCCCTTTAATCGTTAAAGTGATGCCAAAGGATAAAACTAAGATGCCCGCAATGAAAAATAGACATCGTGTAAAAAAAGCTTGTTTCATATTTAAAACCTCATTCTGAAAAATTCATGTTGCCCAACAAGTTATTATAGCAATTGTTTTTAATAATCCCCGAAAATAGTCATTTCATATTTTTCAAAAAAAGGCGGTTTAGCTTATGAAACAAGGGGTAAAATAACAATGACTATGAAAGGATGGGATGAAGTGACTTCAGTACGTGATGAAATTTTAGAAGTATTAAACAGAGAAAAAATAGGAACGATGGCAACAGTAGAAAATGGCAAACCATATTCACGTTATATGACATTTCAAAATGAAGACTTTGTATTATATACCGTGACAAATAAGCACTCTGAGAAAATTGATGAGCTATTAAAAAATCCTTATACACATATTTTATACGGCTACGATAATGGTGGCTTTGGAGATACGTTCGTAGAGATAGAAGGAAAGCTTACGGAAATTGAAGAGGAAGGCTTGAAAAATAAATTAGCGGAATTTTTCACTGGAATCTTCATTGGCAATAAGGATGAAATGGTAACATTGAAAATTGAACCGATTCGTATGCGACTGATGAATAAAAAAGGTGAGCCACCTAAAGAGTTAGAATTTACAAACGACCATTTATAAATGGTCGTTTTTTCATCTTGTTAGTAAAGTAACAAGAAAAATTAAGTCGAACCTTTCTACATGACTTGAAACTCCTGCGTCATTCATGCATGATAGTTCATAAAAGAAAAGGGAGTGCTCAAAATGGTTGGAAAAGTACAGCAGCTAACAGAAAATATATTGGCATCACAGGGGAAATTAAAGGCAGATTTTATTTTGCGGAATGCACAAGTGGCAGATGTTTTTACTTTAACGTGGAAAAAGGCTGATATTGTTGTGAAAAATGGGCAAATTGTAGCACTCGATACACAAAATCGTTTTATTGCTCACAATGAAGAAGATGCAAAAGGGCATTATGTTATCCCTGGGTTAATAGATGGGCATATACATATTGAATCATCTATGCTTACGCCTGCTGAATTTAGTCGTGTGCTTGTTCCTCACGGCGTGACGACGGTTATTACAGATCCACATGAAATAGCAAATGTTGCGGGTGCAGAAGGCATTCAGTTTATGCTAGATGATGCGAAAAAAGCAGAAATGGATATTTTCGTCATGTTGCCTTCGAGTGTGCCAGGCACTCGTTTTGAACATGCAGGAGCAACACTTACTGCTGCCGATTTAGCACCTTTTATGACAAATGAACATGTACTCGGATTAGCTGAGGTGATGGATTTTCCTGCAGTATTAAACGGTGACAAGAGCATGCTTGAAAAAATTAGATTAGCACAACAAGCCAATCTTGTTGTTGATGGACATTGTGCAGGTTTAAATAGTTCTCAAATTACAGGTTACCGAGCGGCAGGTATTCAAACAGATCATGAGTGTGTGACAGCAGAAGAAGCGTTAGACCGTATTGAGCAAGGAATGTATGTTTTAATACGTGAAGG
Proteins encoded in this region:
- a CDS encoding spore germination protein — translated: MPSTEKPLDLSALKQLFGKSADVYFQEYLFQQHRVQFVICEAMIDQQLLNDVIVSRIHALFDNLHEASLQDAINTKLHIPDLQQVTDESEAISLVYNGHLLLFFETDNLLYATNIAHKPNRNPEETRMEVLVKGPRDNFIEDVSVNIALIRKRLPTNSLCVEKMELGRRSKTTVAILYFGDIANLDILNSIKVQLQSVDTDIVISGNLLMEYVNKNTRFFPKSDYTGRPDYALQALIRGRFIILIDGVAYAVITPVNLFLLLKTGEDNEYPIIFSSLERLLRISGIFIGLLLPAFWLALTTYHQNQLPLLLLATVVQGRTGLPLPSSLEMLLMLLMFELFREAGLRLPSVIGGTISVVGGLIIGDAAIRAGVTSPEMIVIIAVSTIASFTLVNQSLVTAVSIFRVGFILLSGFFGLFGFFLSFYLTLLYLCNIRIFGHSYMQIGGDLEWSTIKKTLFRLSPKGYTKRPNYIAPQDQTRTSEDKNE
- a CDS encoding endospore germination permease → MKGIGSISILHVVFLAMTVIGLKNHVTIMPPLLEIAKRDSWLSVIITTIIMFPWLFLLVYIHRKSNQEPLRDWLPKKIGKVGSTIVIYTIAIVLMIIVAFTMIETLQWINTTFLPKTPKLILLAIYVVLCILLVTTSLQTIVIVNVFVLLAVVVFGFFVAFTNLQVKDYDLLRPFFEHGFQPVLQGLVYPASGFSELILFLLIQHKIKDRLRWHHFAIMLLILTGLTMGPLIGAITEFGPAEAAKQRYPAYEEWGLVTIGRYIEHLDFLSIYQWLTGTFIRVGFILYIVTDLLGMVGDKPRIWKMLAFPFFIICLPLMLLNEHIFLRLKGNYILTATFIFFFLLSIFLMIVAFMSGKKGKKAKNSTSDYQDTESGDT
- a CDS encoding RsiV family protein; its protein translation is MDKKLEELQKQYNDVPIPKELDFIVESAIKQGKRKKKKRGPQWLLGTAAAAMLLTASLNISPAMARSLSDIPVVGSVVKVLTWTEYEVADDTYDANIKVPSIENLDNADLANALNEKYRSEGKALYDDFIAEVGDLKANGGGHYGIDSGYDIKTDNDQILSIGRYIVNTVGSSSTVMHYDTIDKQNEILITLPSLFKDDSYIDAISENIKDQMRAQIAATNEEKVYWVKGAGLPDEDLIEEFSTINKEQQFYISDKGKLVISFDKYEVAPGYMGVVEFEIPTDVLQNSLVSNKYIH
- a CDS encoding sigma-70 family RNA polymerase sigma factor produces the protein MKTRNAFQHEEVFVQLIREQKERFYLLAYSYTKNEQDALDIVQDSIQKAMLSLDRLEHVDYMKSWFYKIVVRTAIDFLRKHNRLQVTDDNTLQYLTPAQEDSYENLDLEHALEELPQMYREVVILHYFEDLKLADVANILDIKLSTAKSRLYKALKLLKIQLQDGKGETAHG
- a CDS encoding TSUP family transporter; protein product: MPFDLDLNILLILIIFGFLAAFIDSVVGGGGLISLPALLFVGLPPSAAVATNKLAGTMGSLTSTITFYRSGKLDIKSVYKLFPFVFFGSMVGAWIVHLIDPSVLKPLMLIMLAAVAIYTIFKKDWGSISNYKKLTPKRYAFFVLVITLIGFYDGFLGPGTGSFFLFAFLIVGFDFLKSAGNAKFLNFGSNIAALLMFIYLGQIHYTYGFAMGLAQIAGAIVGSKFAIKRGSSYVRKLFIVVTVLLLLKNTYDYFS
- a CDS encoding LLM class flavin-dependent oxidoreductase → MKLSILDQIPVPKGHTAEQAFLRTEQLALLGEELGFHRMWLAEHHNSESLASSAPEITAAFLAAKTKRMRIGTGGVMMMHYSPYKLAEVFKTLSALAPNRIDFGVGRAPGGDHASIYALAEGRRQHFNEQYDKLDTILKLMNNQKTGESVYDQVIASPTNIQLPEAWLLGSSGQSAVQAGQRGVGYSYAQFFTGNMSKDIFDTYKSYFTPSYYMEKPQIIVTYATTVADTLEEAEYLAKPIDITRLQLMKGQIIQAMSPEEAKDYPLTEMDKMMIANNRKANIVGTPKEVAAFLVAEQEQYGFDEVMLNCNQYAQESRLNCYKLLAKELI
- the yfkAB gene encoding radical SAM/CxCxxxxC motif protein YfkAB, whose protein sequence is MTTLQKMTPSYDPWEAYLDVEQHGHMTLSNIEFTTTTLCNMRCAHCAVGYTLQNKDPQALPMELITKRLDEIPHLKTLSITGGEPMMSKKSVQNYVLPLLKYAHARGVRTQINSNLTIEPERYLLIAPYLDVLHISHNWGTVDEFVETGFAMMERKPTYEQRAALFQRMIDNSKMLAEHGVMVSAETMLNKKTLPYLEHIHNQIINEMQCARHEVHPMYPSDFASSLTSLSLAETREAIHHLLDVRDENTWMLFGTLPFYPCSTDTEDQKLLKRLREAKNVTMRNDPDGRSRLNINIFTGDVIVTDFGDASALGNIVHDKLPAVFDKWMDTDLAKSLNCHCPAVKCLGPNVLVKNMYYQDTTFTSGSAKL
- a CDS encoding YjjG family noncanonical pyrimidine nucleotidase: MSKYEILLFDVDDTLLDFNLAEDAALNRLFEQEKIATTPTMISRYKEINESMWRAFERGEVTKTSLHNTRFSIALKEFGIDVDGEYFETVFQKYLQEAHHYVDGAYELIAQLADNYDLYVVSNGVTKTQNKRLADADLAKYFKGIFISEQTGFQKPMPAFFDYVFDRIDGLNKEKTLIVGDSLTSDVKGGLLAGIDTCWFNFRDIPNITEIQPHYEIKKLHELHTLLNK